A genomic segment from Coccinella septempunctata chromosome 3, icCocSept1.1, whole genome shotgun sequence encodes:
- the LOC123309129 gene encoding proton channel OtopLc isoform X2, protein MKKNFDAAYKLNMQRCPYIHEMKERLLGEQISLEPPPKIVPAQSNNKMESSPTPTQQQPVATIVRLNADGYGSPTHHVADRTPLMPRDIVEDLSCPDESHYPKNAKTSLFIIMSFVYAKLLIVVCIAYVISDVVTHNIPLYYYEGFFTYLYGMSILFLLYVFCFLLQESTCCSGTEKNEPPKKLTKDKTKEKEKEKKKEEEKKKKEEKEKKEKEKKEKAKEKDKDKKPKKQEKMEIYPRKKRDLVHQKSISSFCEGTYRRNSEGVVDSGLPVPVTELSVQNDVPVVSQEQTAPVSQPPVPPPQPQLPTAPLAVTPVPPASVDLELGTVAKCKRKRKTTQNDHSHGSFFLRIGAIAFGLATMIYNGLEFGTFFEIPFTSPCYMILKGVNPVLQMIFTFMQMYFIFMNSRLNIHRFKVIARFGLMHVVATNICVWIRTLVLEYIKEVTLYHQKVFNATLPSGYSPIAESIRLHTMRNANSVLGTHVVQPDKVFPTLSALATSSDATTPTVSSYLWNTIRTAATTLRSVPTTLPTTTTRRYLTTTTQAVPRTVHKFFQTFAPITTTTTTTTTTTTTTPIPTTLLTKTTTRAWRAMTTAATEPTTTLRNDYMDFMSFQNLAKVAEDSRSSLNVSERLDSLFPQALVAFNSTTNASENSCGRLNIMGTIVNDSAPYLFPFIIEYSLIGAAVIYVMWKHIGRNPKYVTEEDLEHRLEIMLSRRAAALAHAQQHGRVDCVGASKGLFFGLLLLVGSLICLILFFVLIHQERFSLLAIYLADVSHCALMALSIIAIIIGFIRVQSLKFKAEEQTDLNDILLRVSAFGLFLYAVFSIIAGHLNAFTKEPNMLVMITGCLSVVQVVLQLLFIADVSRRRVHLPEHDRSKPGRQVVTFLLICNVTMWIIYTFEIQKVEANPVQLEFYGFLAWAIVQRFTLPLCIFHRFHSAVTLAEIWKTSYKARLE, encoded by the exons TATAAACTCAACATGCAGAGGTGTCCTTACATCCACGAGATGAAGGAGCGCCTTCTTGGCGAGCAAATATCCTTAGAACCCCCTCCCAAAATAGTTCCGGCTCAATCCAACAACAAGATGGAATCATCCCCTACGCCAACACAGCAACAACCTGTAGCCACCATAGTTAGA TTAAACGCTGATGGATATGGTTCTCCAACACATCACGTGGCAGATAGAACACCCCTCATGCCTCGGGATATTGTGGAGGACTTGTCCTGCCCTGACGAATCCCATTATCCAAAAAATGCCAA AACCTCGTTGTTCATAATCATGAGTTTCGTGTATGCGAAACTCCTGATCGTCGTCTGTATCGCATACGTCATTTCCGATGTAGTAACGCACAACATACCCCTATATTACTACGAGGGATTCTTCACCTACCTCTATGGCATGAGCATATTGTTTCTCCTTTATGTCTTCTGCTTTCTCCTTCAAGAGAGCACTTGCTGCTCGGGTACAGAAAAAAATGAACCACCGAAAAAACTGACCAAAGACAAAACTAAAGAAAAGGAAAAGGAGAAGAAGAAAGAagaggaaaagaagaaaaaggaGGAGAAGGAGAAGAAGGAGAAAGAGAAGAAGGAAAAGGCTAAAGAGAAGGACAAGGATAAGAAACCTAAGAAGCAGGAGAAG ATGGAGATATACCCACGCAAGAAGCGTGATCTGGTTCATCAGAAAAGTATCTCTAGTTTCTGCGAG GGCACTTATCGACGCAACTCAGAAGGGGTAGTGGACTCAGGTCTGCCAGTCCCTGTGACCGAACTGAGTGTACAAAATGACGTGCCTGTTGTCTCTCAGGAACAGACAGCACCTGTGTCTCAACCCCCCGTTCCTCCACCACAACCACAACTTCCAACAGCACCCTTAGCAGTAACTCCTGTTCCACCAGCTTCTGTTGACCTAGAGCTGGGTACAGTTGCGAAGTGTAAACGGAAAAGGAAAACTACGCAGAACGACCATAGTCATGGTAGTTTCTTCTTGAGGATTGGAGCTATTG CATTCGGCTTGGCTACCATGATATACAATGGACTGGAATTTGGAACGTTTTTCGAAATTCCTTTCACTTCTCCATGCTACATGATTTTGAAAGGCGTAAACCCTGTACTTCAAATGATCTTCACCTTCATGCAGATGTACTTTATATTCATGAACTCGAGG ttgaatatccaTAGATTCAAGGTCATAGCACGTTTCGGCTTGATGCATGTTGTAGCGACCAATATTTGTGTATGGATTCGAACACTGGTCCTGGAATATATAAAGGAAGTCACTCTGTATCATCAAAAAGTATTCAACGCTACCTTACCTTCTGGTTATTCTCCCATTGCAG AGAGTATTCGTTTACATACGATGAGAAACGCCAACTCTGTTCTTGGTACGCACGTTGTCCAACCAGATAAAGTCTTTCCAACCCTATCAGCACTAGCCACATCATCAGACGCTACAACACCAACGGTGAGCTCCTACCTTTGGAACACCATAAGAACAGCTGCAACTACCTTGCGAAGTGTGCCCACAACTCTGCCCACAACCACAACAAGAA GATATCTAACGACAACCACCCAAGCTGTTCCGAGAACCGTTCATAAATTCTTCCAAACGTTCGCACCAATCACCACGACGACCACAACAACAACCACAACTACAACCACAACTCCCATTCCAACAACGCTGCTGACCAAAACTACAACCAGAGCGTGGAGGGCCATGACTACTGCTGCCACTGAGCCAACGACCACTTTACGCAACGATTACATGGATTTCATGTCGTTCCAAAATTTGGCCAAAG TGGCTGAAGATTCCAGAAGTTCTCTCAATGTCTCTGAAAGGTTGGACAGTCTCTTTCCACAGGCTTTGGTGGCCTTCAACTCAACAACTAATGCCTCTGAGAATTCTTGTGGACGTTTGAACATAATGGGAACTATTGTCAACGATTCTGCACCTTATCTTTTTCCATTTATAATCGAGTATTCCTTGATTGGAGCTGCTGTTATATATGTCATGTGGAAGCATATCGGAAGAAATCCAAA ATACGTCACTGAGGAAGATCTTGAGCACAGATTAGAGATAATGCTGTCTCGGAGAGCTGCAGCTTTGGCTCATGCACAACAGCATGGTCGTGTTGACTGCGTTGGAGCCTCAAAGGGACTATTCTTCGGGCTTCTTCTCCTAGTAGGATCCCTGATCTGCCTCATACTTTTCTTCGTATTGATCCACCAAGAGCGATTCAGTCTTCTCGCCATCTATCTGGCAGATGTTTCTCACTGCGCACTTATGGCACTCAGCATAATTGCAATTATAATTGGATTTATAAG GGTCCAGAGTCTGAAGTTCAAGGCGGAAGAACAGACGGATCTGAACGATATTCTTCTGCGTGTATCAGCGTTTGGACTCTTCCTCTATGCTGTCTTCAGCATAATAGCTGGGCACCTGAATGCTTTCACCAAGGAACCAAATATGCTAGTCATGATCACCGGTTGTCTGTCTGTGGTTCAG gtgGTGTTACAGTTGTTGTTTATCGCAGATGTGTCAAGGCGCAGGGTGCATCTCCCAGAGCACGACCGTTCTAAGCCTGGAAGACAGGTTGTTACATTCCTGCTCATATGCAACGTTACAATGTGGATCATCTACACCTTTGAAATCCAGAAAGTGGAGGCGAATCCTGTTCAGTTGGAATTTTACGGGTTCTTAGCTTGGGCCATTGTGCAGCGTTTCACACTGCCCCTATGCATTTTCCACCGTTTTCACTCAGCCGTCACTTTAGCCGAAATATGGAAAACCAGCTACAAAGCCAGACTCGAGTGA